The genomic segment TTGGGTCTACAAGAAAGACTCCTTAGAGCACTAGACCTTAAACTTGAGAAAACTATAGATCATTGTAAATCCGCAGAATTGGCTCGATATCAGCAACATTTACTAACTGATAATGGAGGATTAGTTGAAgagaaaaatgttcaaaaagttTATGGCGAAAAATcgaataatctaaaaaattggAGAAAGCAGTCAAACGCAGCACAAGTAGAGAATCCGTTAACACTAGAAACCGATCAGTATAACTGTAAGAAATGTGGATATAACATGGACCAAGAAGCTGCCCGGcatatggaaaaaaattgtgtcaaTTGTGGAAGACCCAATCATTTTAAAGTAAGCTGTAGAGTTAATAATCAACATAAGATATTGAATATTGgtgaatattgttaaaaaaataatgtaaatagtgAGTCTGAGCATAACCTATTTGATATTTGTTCAGTAATAGTATCAAGTATAAGTGAACAGTGCCCTAACCCTAATACTGTGAATGgatggtttaaaaatatattaatttataactatgatGTAAATCTTAAGTTAAATACTGGTTCGGACATTGATATATTACCTTGAAGGCCTTTATTACCCTTTAACCTTTATTACCCTTAGGGCCAGTATTACCATCTCCCGTTAAATTTAACCGACTcctaaccggccgaattcggccggtaataaaatctgttatcagtcggttaagcgtaatcgaagcataccgatgattgtaatactggccctaagtctgtttaataatattaaaaggaatGAAATCgttgaacaaattaattataagattCAAGCATATGGGggatatgttattaaatttgttggggctgtaaaaatgaattgtttaatttcaaatcaaaatgttaagcTCAGGTTTATTCTTGTTGATgataaagtacaaaataaatgtacaccTATTTTAGGACTAGACACATGTGTTAAGTATAGTTTGgttggtaaaatataaatatatagtattaaaagtaataatgtgGAGAAACAGTTAGTTAGTAAGTATAAAGATGTGTTTGAAGGTTTAGGAAGTTTTCCAGaggaatatgatattaaaattggaGAGAATAGTGAAGGTTGGATTAATCCACTGAGGAGGGTACCAGAATCAATAAAgattgaactaaaaaaaacactagACATCATGACTAAAGATGGTGTAATAGTGCCTATAGATAGACTAGGTAAATGGTctagtaatattgttattgttgaaaAGCCCAATAAAAAAATGAGAATCTGTTTAGATCCTTTAgaattaaacaaagttaattaattaattaattcgaGAACATCATTTAATACCAACAATGGATGAGATTAGAATGAGcttaagtaataaaatgtggTACTCATTGTTAGATCTTAAAAATGGGTTTTGGCAAATTAAGCTGCCTAAAGAATCCAGCAATATATGTAGCTTTAGTACGCATTTcggatattataaatttactagGCTTCCATTTGGTCTGTCATGTGCACCTGAAGAGTTCCAAAAACAGAATCAGAAGTGTTTTGgggatattgaaaatattaaaatttatttgatgaCATATTAATTGCGGCTGAGGATGaaaaaacatatgatataacGGTAAAGTCTGTATTGGAAAGGGCAAAATCTGTTGGAATAAAATTGAATGCAGAcaagtttatatataaaaagaaagaaATCAATTATTTAGGTATGATTTTTAGTATGGAGGGAATGAAAGTTGATCCAGACCTAGTTGAGGCGATTAACAGATTAAAAGAACCTAAAATTAAAGTAGAACTACAAAAAATCATAGGGATGTTCTATTTCCTTAGGCAATTTATACCCAACATGTCACAATTGATTGCTCCCATAAGAGAGTTGCTAAAGAAAAATGTGCACTGGACATGGACTAACATTCATAGTGAAGTTATAAGACAATTGAAACATATAATTACTTACTCACCTGTCCTTGTTAATTTTGATCTAAAAAAGGAAATAAGTATTCAATGTGATAGCTCTAGTAGGACTAGGTTGCTGCTTAATGCAAGAAGGAAAGCCAGTAGCATTTTCCTCCAGGAGTTTAACAGATTCAGAGAAACAGTACCCACAAATTGACAAAGAATTgttaagtattttgttttcatgtcgcaagattcataattttatttatggatATCATCCAAAAATTTGGACGGATCATTCAccattaacataaataaataaaaaaaattttcatagtCATATATAGGTTACAAAGAATGAAACTCAAACTATTGATCTAtgatttagaaattaattatttaccagGTAAAGAAATGCATTTTGCTGttgtcaaaaaattatattaataatgaatttgacaAGGAAATTAATATTGAAGAGGAAGtacattcaattaataattctataaatactataaatgtttCTAAAATAGCTGAGGCTACAAAACATGACCTAGTTCtagtgaaaattttaaaataccatgATGAAGATTGGCcgaagaataaaaataagattagTGGCGAGATTCAACATTATTGAAGTCATCGTAATGATATTGTTGTTGAAAAAAGAGTACTGTatgttaagaataaaattattatgcctTACAGCCTGAGACGGTTAGCATTACAGCAGTTACACGAATGACATAATGGAGTAAATAAAACTGTACTTAGAGCTAAGCAGTTAGTATACTGGCCTGAGttgaataatgaaataaaacaatatgtattGAGTTCCAAAGTTTgtgatagatttaaaaattctaatataaaagaGCCATTACAACATCACAAAGTGGCTAAACtaccttttgaatttataagtTCTGGCATATTGACTTATGGTGGTAAGGACTATGATTTTGTATTTGATCATTATTCAAAATGGctagaaataatcaaaataaattttaaaacagctCAAGAAGTcatacaacaattaaaaaagatCATCAGTACACATGTAtatccacaaataatatattctgataATCAACCTTATAGTTCTGATGTATTTAAGCAATtttgtgtaatgtataatataaatttactaacaTCTAGTCCTAGATACCCTCAGTCTAATGGGCCGGCAGAAAGAGCAGTACAAGCAGCCAAACAAATGCTTAGGATAGCTGATTTTgagaaaaaagaaatattagaCATTTTGCTTGAGTATAGGTGTACAACATTACCGCAGATAGAAGCTGCACCATGTGAATTAGTCATGAGTAGACTCTTTTAAGAACTATGTTTCCAGTAAGTGGAATACTTTAAAACCTAAAGTTCAAGTTAATGATGAAAACAGGATGTTAAACTATCAAGCCAACTATaaagatattatgataaaagaaCTAAATCTAAAGATGAGTTTAATGCAAATAATGATGTGGTTGTAAATGAAGGAAGAGTATGGTTACCttgaaaagtattaagtaaattaaaaaattacccaAGGTCATATGTAATCAAGCTACAAAATGGGCAAATAGTCAGGCGTACATCATATCATTTACGTCACACAAAGGAACAACTCTATATTGACAATTATGAAGACactgatgatataatattaggagCAAGTAGTAATGAAAAAGAGGAAACAATTAAAGATAGTTAAAGTAATGAAAAAGTGGTGAGTGAAGGATTGAATGGTAAAGTAACAAAAACAAAAGTAGGAAGAGTAGTTAAAAAACCAACCAAGCTATATCTTGTTCccataagcgtgcgcaggtCTTCTTGGCAAGGGAGGCAATACCTCAGCTAAGAAGGTCCAGACTACAAACACCTCTTCCGATTTTTCCCCAGCTTGATATGAGACAAcgataatttagataaatattcaCACAAAATTAAGTATATGGTTCTATTAAACCGTGATATTGTTCTATACGGTTAAGAGTTCGGTTAAACATAAAATGACCAAAAGAGTTTTCAATAAgtcctttttaataatatctttgacAATCAAGaacacatataaaaaattattaagaatgtataataaaaaaaatgttggcaagtgggtgtcgctcttctatacagtaggttacaagtggatcactgtatcgGATGTTGTTAAATTCGAATTtcaactaaataagaaaatcgctacatgagaaatcgagtgaatatccaatgttgtaaaaatatgaacttcaaacgctcataaaaattgaatttgatttgtttgtagacattttgttttctcttgaaaaggtagaaaaacttatgatggaatcttgtattacattttcaaatcttagatttaaatagaaaattgtgactatggattttcaatatttttcatctgtctttaaaatattatattatgagccttctattaaatttcaagtGTTTTTCGTTtgtcgattttaatattattaaatatttaggtactattttcaaatagcataccagtataccaatattaaacataatattattattattatttaaatatgtattatcaaaaattgttaggtattaatgtataagaTCTTGGGGAAGCGAAATTCTCGCAGCGGAGGCAGCTGCCTCCCCTGCCTcccccgtgcgcacgcttatgcttgttccaaaagagaagacaccagGCGGCCACAGACAAATCCGGTTTCGCTACGTAAATCTGGTGTCTTTtcttttggaacagggtatagATATTTATGATCTCAGTAATTAactaagttttgtttttatatagtttatctAACTTTcaatgttgtattattaattattattatttgaaatattgttaaaatgcaaattattatgtattagtgtaattattatttaaaacaactgcTAAGGTATCTTAAAGGAAAGGATGTTGTATGATAACAACATGGTTTTGttatcaatgattattatttagtattatataataatatcagtttatAAGTCAAGtgtcattcatttttataatatatattacagaagTACATGTTAAgtgcaaattaattataatatgtattaataataaatctttataaaatacaGAGAAAcagtgtttaataaattatactttaatgttAAATGAGGCTATGAGAGTAAAAGTGGCCAAACccaccaaattttaaaaacgtgaATATTGACTTTTTCAGCTCATATATTTAACTCTAGTGGTGTTTGATGAATTCCTGAACCTAGTTGTCAAATATTCCGCCAGATAGTAGCACTTGGCCTAACcagaaaatgttttgtttagtcAATATGAAAATGCAATACTGGCCTAAGCCATGTTATTGCCATACCGTGATAAGAATTCTCGTAAATTCGCGCGTCCACGTTTGGtaatatcacagattatataaaacatataatcataatttcatataatctgtggtGATATCTTTTATTATACACTTTTCACACGTCTTTTCGTAGAaagttgtttttcatttttgtttgtgaGCAAGTTGCCATAACcatagtatattttttgaaaaaatgaacgCTGACATCGAGAATATGCTGAATGGTAAGTAGAATTTTATtgggataataattataataatttaatataatgtaatgcatagtaaaataaactacaatacACACCAACAatggttaattattttttaatttgtattggatcattttgaaaaatatgtgtgatatatttaaacaattcgaaaaaaactatgaaataataactatacgtACATTCAAGTATTCgacaaaaaatcatataatccataagttattcattttaaaaattaattttgtaaataaaattatacattacatattatttgtgtggtatattaaattattaccccGGGTGACTAAAATAGTTCAAATTAATAAGGTGATTGACGAAGTGTTAAATTCATACATATAGTcatgtacctatttgaaaaaaaatcaaagatatACAACAACTTCGGTTTTACtatcaagtaaattatttacaacgtgcataatgtaatattatattttattaataaaaatgtgtttttaaatgttacctatctaaaaattagaacacaatattaatgttttagacATTTTGGGAAGTGATTCAGATATTGATGGGGATTTTGGTTCAGGCAGTGATTCGGACTTTAATCCAATAGCTTTTGAAGGGGGTTCGAATGTGGACGCGGCTACTGATGTAAATGCTGAGCTTATGGACGGATTTGAAGTTTTAGAAGCAGAAAATTCTGCAGAGGTTTTTACAACCTCCGTTTCATTAAAATGCAGAAAAAGGGTNNNNNNNNNNNNNNNNNNNNNNNNNNNNNNNNNNNNNNNNNNNNNNNNNNNNNNNNNNNNNNNNNNNNNNNNNNNNNNNNNNNNNNNNNNNNNNNNNNNNACGTCATGAGGAGAACTGGGCACGTAATgtcagaaaaaaaatcgaaatatggGACTggcttatttaaattcaaaaaacgtgctggtcattaaaaaaaacccatcAACTCATTGACAAATGCTGCCATGATCTTTGCTACCAAAAATTTAGCGAAGATCaacaaaaaaagatttttgatgattattataaaataggtaattttgaTTTACAAACTTCATATTTATGCGAACTTATTAGtgttagttacaaaaaaaaatgttactctACAAGTATTGAGTCTCGAAGAAATAAGTCAAGGTATTATCATCTTCCTGACATTTCGGGAAATCAGAAACAagcttgtaaaatattttttaaaaataccctTAGTGTATTGGATGGAAGGATATCAAGGGCTTTAGTAAACAAGCCTAAAGGAGAAATTCCTCCAAAAGATAAAAGGGGTCGCAAAACTTCTAAAAAAAAGACGTCAGTAATTAAAGTAAACAGAGTAAAAGATTTTATACATCGATTTCCTAAATATGAGAGTCGTTATGCGAGGCATAAAAGTCTAAATAGGCTGTACCTTTCGCCAGATCTCAGTGTAGGAATTATGTATAATCTGTACAAAGATGAGAAACTAAATGACGCTGTTTCACTCAACATATTTAGgaaaattttcaatgaaaatttacatttacattttcatgCATCAATTTCGGACTCCTGTAGAAAGTGTGATTCTTTTAAAGTTAACATTATGGACTGCACTAACGACATAGAAAAACGAGAGATTGAAACAGCGAGAGAATTGCATCAGAGGAAGGCTGAAAGTGCCAGACAAAAAATGCGTGAGGATGCAGAACTGGCCAAAAACGATAACTCGAACTTAACAGTTATTGCGTTTGATTTAATGAAAACCCTCCCGACACCAGTTTTGTCCACAGGAGTGTGCTATTACAAGCGTCAACTGTGGACTTACTGCTTCGGGATACACAACCTCGCGACACAGGAGGCAGCGATATATGTTTGGAACGAGTCGATCGCATCTAGAGGCTCACAGGAAGTCGGTTCATGCCTAATGcactatataaaaaattttgttgaaacTTAAAATCTTATCATGTACTCGGACCAGTGTGGTGGGCAAAATAGAAACATTAAGCTTTCATTTATGTGCAACTATATAACTACAAGTCCAGAATTCAAAGTATCACAAATTgaccatacatttttatgtagtGGACATTCCTACCTATGAAAGCACGGTGTTAAAATGTTTTGGATTTGGTTGCATCAGACAATTATTTCTGTATGGCTTTATTAAATAATCTGTAGAAGATATGCAGAATCCCCaagaatataatgatttttaggAATTAATATCTCGGAATTTTCTGAAAGTTTTTGATATAAGGGATTATTGGACCATACATAAGCATCATGATAAGATCCGGGATATCCCACAAACACATCAATGAATTTCCCTAAAACAGTTTgtacacatttaattttaaaattgtacattatagaGTAGGTAGTGATAGATAAacattacacaatataaaaataataatatatttagtattaaattcaccagtcttatacataataacttataagatatgTCCTAATGTGTATAATCACATACTCcttgaaatataatagtatggtatctatttctatttaaataactattatcttTACAACCTCCAGTAATTTTAATGTGTGTACAATCAATCACAGCAAATGTCCTTGGAAAAGGAATCCTTCGAAGGGTTTGAAAACTagcaatatttttcaaaacatcagaccctaaatatttaatgtaaattaaaatgccgaattttaaatatgtgcctaatttattttaaattaggtacataaaataatcatattcacCTTGTGGccatttgatatattttctgtTCAAATTTGAAAGACTTAGAacaatttctttaaatattccATGGGCGGTAGACTCACTAACATTAAACCGATTACTAACACTTCTGAATGTTTCCTTTTCATTAGCTAAAATCCAGAGAGTTAATAGCAATTTTAAATCTGATTTAAGTGAAGATTGTCTAAGGCAATGGGTTTTATTCGGTAATTCGAGTAATACatgctataataaattacaaatttaacattattctaTGAAACATACATACTATAAAGCACACTAAAGTAGTAAATACTAACTTCAAATTCCGATGGTGTAAGTGGAAATGGAATCGAAATTCTGAAGGGTTTTCATCATAAACAGTGTCAATATACCCATTAATCGTTTTCTATTAagaatgttcaaaatatataatacaaatatatcatacatttcaGAAATCAGAAGCAAGCATTCTTCTAACTGTTTTTCTGTTTCACTCGTTTGAATAAAAGTCGCTATTCTTGTAGCAACAGCAGCTAAAACTTCCTTATTTGAGTTCATTCTAACGTttattcaacatttcaactAATGCTAGGtataaccaaaatataatatactcaaaccgaaaatagaaatagaacattttaaattttaaattttaaatcacataaaAGTAACTGATAACcatgtttatatttacaattactaAATCGATAACTGATACGAATAAATGAAGGTGTTCTGAAATAAAGCGAATATTACCAATTTCATGTAACATACAGTATTTCTATCAAGAATTGCAGCGTTGCATTACCGAAGGcgcaattattttactatagtatatatatatatatatattaataggtaaccATTTTACTAGTATTGATACTAATACTAATTGCCAATATTGATACCTACTGAAAAAATGACAGCACTCATTAAAACGCACCATTAATTCGAATTTACTCAATTCATATTGAATCAATTCGAATTAGGGTACCTGTAAACATGCGCGTCTAAAACCGTATTAgtacaatacttaatataacACTTCCACCAAACCAATGTACGTTGCAACGTTTAAGTGCACAGTTTAACTTAATTCgaattaatctaatttttttccccatgaaaatattaattattccatTGATGGCATGATAATGGAGTGATAATgcgataacattattataattatttatttatagttattaactaATTGTTAACTTAGTTCAGTGTTGAATCTTGGAAGTtgaatgttttatgttattatttcgttattaattctataaaagtataaaatatgtatttacaattattaccaATGATGGAGTTATTAAGAATGAATTTAAGACGACCAAATAAAAGACGTATCAAACAGAcgcttagtttaaaaaaaaaacgaagggacttcaaaattaaaatgtgtgatgacttgaaaaaaatgaatgttaagtATTATCGACAATTACTTGATGGCTGTAGTTTAAGTATTGGACCTTTATTAAATGGACCACGTGGATGTAATCGTTTTAGTGACTGGTGGCTGGAAGTAGTATAGACCCCGGGGAACACGATGAATggacttttaaacttttaataaatataatatgatatgtataaatatttattNNNNNNNNNNNNNNNNNNNNNNNNNNNNNNNNNNNNNNNNNNNNNNNNNNNNNNNNNNNNNNNNNNNNNNNNNNNNNNNNNNNNNNNNNNNNNNNNNNNNNNNNNNNNNNNNNNNNNNNNNNNNNNNNNNNNNNNNNNNGATCATTTTTCGTGTCCTCGACTGTAATGTGTAAAAGAAGACTggattgaaaatgttcataggacataagaaacatttaaaaacaattttccagtaagtttttaataaattctaataatagtGCATATTTTAGGGAGCTTAATATACAGTATTTCATATGACAAAtaagatgatattatgatttattttgtatcgtagtttattatttctaaacatgtagtttaaaaaaaatatattttatataagtcattttacatttactattttttttgaccattaaaaaaaatattattcctactacattttgtataatgaaTGAAATGTTTTGCCAACCGACAAAATGGCGGCCATCCACAGCTGAGCTTCACTTGTAactatgtaaattgtataggaGTTCCTTATCTAGTGTAGAAGTCTGTGAAAAGAGTGCATAGTGTTTACATCATCTCATTTAGGGTATTGGTAAAACAAGCCAACGATATGCGCTCTGATAATATAATCCTCAACTCGCCGATTTGAgatgtatagatatagttttatattggtgattttactttttataataaattgattttgctgtcgaaattttatatggtttaaCACGAGGTATTCGTTTATTTTCGTATCGTCTTTCCATTTCTGGTTTGACTAAAGCAAATGctaatctttttaaaaattcagctctatttatcttaatattatttttatacgagtTGTACAGTACAAATGCGTTAACGCTAGCTATATCAagtattctataaaaaatagtCAAAGGCCATCTGGGAACGACTACTGGAGGAATAAACTGAACACTTTTGGTCTAATGAATTAACGTCTCCTTTAGTCAAGTTATAGTAAGATATTATTTCgggtttattattttcttcgtcAAAACATTTTTGGTGATGCAtagatgatattaaaataaccgATTTTCCTGGTTTTGT from the Acyrthosiphon pisum isolate AL4f chromosome X, pea_aphid_22Mar2018_4r6ur, whole genome shotgun sequence genome contains:
- the LOC103307744 gene encoding uncharacterized protein LOC103307744, whose amino-acid sequence is MPYSLRRAKQLVYWPELNNEIKQYVLSSKVCDRFKNSNIKEPLQHHKVAKLPFEFISSGILTYGGKDYDFVFDHYSKWLEIIKINFKTAQEVIQQLKKIISTHVYPQIIYSDNQPYSSDVFKQFCVMYNINLLTSSPRYPQSNGPAERAVQAAKQMLRIADFEKKEILDILLDKWNTLKPKVQVNDENRMLNYQANYKDIMIKELNLKMSLMQIMMWLSYVIKLQNGQIVRRTSYHLRHTKEQLYIDNYEDTDDIILGASSNEKEETIKDS